In the genome of Gemmatimonadota bacterium, the window TTTCCACTTCCCGTGGATTGCAGGTGAAGACGTGGGTCTGAAGGATCCGCAGAAACGCCTGTCCGGCATAGGCGTGGATCCGGGTGATACACCGAACCGGCCGGTAGCCGCCGTAGTGATGCATGGGGAGGTCGGCCTCCAGCGCGCTCTCAAGGCGGATCACTGTGCGCAGCGGACCCCGTTCCTCGACGGCTACTGAATAGGAGTCACCGGCCAGCGATGCCCTGCACAGGCCGCCCGGACCGTACAACCGGCGTGCCAGCCGCCCGTCTGAAGCGCTTTCACTGATCCGGGCCCAGGCATCGCCGGCCTTGTCCCGGCCGCATTCCGCGTGGGCCGGATCGCCGTGAGCCGGCTCGCTGTGCCGCGCATCGCCATGCTGTGCATTGCCATGCCGCGCATCGTCATGCTGCACATCACCGAGCGAGACGAAATGGAAGAGGCGGTATCGATGGCGGTCGATACTGAATCGCAGGACGCCCGTGTCCACGTGGAGGTCGTTTTCGGTTTCTTCGACCCGTACGGAAGGGTTGGTGGTGGAATTGCAGGTGGTGGGCTGCCTGGGTGCCGGCGCTTCTTCGACCATCCCATCCGTTAGGTGGTAGGTCGTTCTCCCGGCTGAGCCGGTATTCGCCTGAAAATCAACGAGCACCCACTTCACCGATCCGTCCACCCAGCGGCCGAGTACCCGGAACTGGGCCGGGACGCGATCGCCATTGGGATCCAAGACGGCCAGACCTTCCGTTCCGCGCAGCATGCCCCCAGGCATGGGTATGCCTCGCGTAACCGGCCAGAGCGCCGGTTGCCGTTCCAGGTCATGGGAATACGTAAGGGGGATCGATATCATGCCGTTTGTGGGCATCGCTTGATCAGGACCTGCCTCGTCCCTATATTCTGGCGCACCGAGACGCACCGAGACGCACCGAGACGCACCGAGACGCACCGAGACGCACTGAATATGGGAAGCCGTCGCGGTCAGTAAACCGGGTTACACTCAAATATAATCCAAGGAGAACGCCATGTCAGGCCCCGTCAAGTTGAAGTCCGTTGCCATAACCGGGAAGGCGCCCGGCCCGAAACTGCTCATACTCGGGGGCATACACGGCGACGAGTTCGAATCCATGTGGGCCATACGGCGGCTGAAGGAGGCCCTGGATCCCGATGAACTCCGCGGCACGGTCACCCTGGTCCCCGTCGTCAACGAGGCGGCCTACTGGCGCGGCCAGCGTACCGCGGAGGACGGCCTTGACTTGGCCCGGACCTGTCCCGGACGGGCAGACGGCACCATCACCGAACGGATCGCACACGCGGTCAGCGCGATGATCCGCGAGGCCGACTACCTCATCGACCTGCACAGCGGCGGACTGATCTCGAGGTTTTACCCAACGGTGGGTTACATGCTGCACGCCGACGCCGACGTCCTGGTGCGGCAGCGGGAGATGGCCCGGGCTTTCAACATGCCGGTCGTCTGGGGCACCTACGCGGGACACGATGGCCGCACGCTCTCCATCGCCCGGGACGCCGGCATTCCCGCGATTTATTCGGAATGGATGGGTGCGGGCGACTGCGACCCCGAGGGCGTCGAAGGCTATTACGAAGGGTGCTTGAACGTCATGGGCGTGCTGGGCATGATCGAACGCGACCAGCCGCCGTCGAACATAAAGCACACGGTGGAGGACGACCGGGAAGGCGCGGGACACATCCAGCTGAACTATCCGGCGCCCTTTTCCGGCTTCTTCGAACCCTGGGTAGAACTGATGGACCGCGTCGAGCCCGGTGATGGATTCGGGGTGGTTACCGACCTGCTGGGTGACCGGAGGGAAGAGATCGTTTCCACCCAGTCCGGCCACGTGCTGGTGCTGCGAACCTTCAACCGCGTCCACGAGGGTGAGACGATCGCGGCGGTGCTGGAGGTCTGAGCGATTCAGATTAGAGGAGAGATTGAGTCATACAGCCATCAATAGCTCAGTAAGGTTACGCCCTATAGTCGGGGGAGGCAGTTCCTTGTTTTCTTGCTGTGCGATCTCAAGCCATTCGTCGACGATTTGGCAAAGTTGGCGGTAAACTTCGATTTCCTCGTCACCGTGGCAGCAGGGACCGATAATTCCAGGGCAATAGCCGATGTAACACTCATCCTCATTCGACCACTCGACGATTTTAATGTAGCGCGCGCTCTTTGTCATTTGAGCGACTCCCGGGTTGCGACAACTTCAAACCATCCCGAGCAATTGGAGGTCTTGTTTGATCTGAATAGCCAGAATGTCTCAGACTGCGGCAAAGAGTTCGTCCGCAAGAATCGGCCGTTTTTTACCAGGGATCTTGAGAAAATCCTACCGCGGCTTATAGCGTTCGACCCTGATCTGGTCTTCGTTCTTGCGTGCCTGCGCGAGGTTGAAGTTGGCCTGGCGACGAAGCCAGAATTCGGCATTCGACCATCCTGCCTTTTCCAGGCGAATGGCCATCTCGGCTGTTACAGCTGAATGGCCATTC includes:
- a CDS encoding M14 family metallopeptidase — translated: MSGPVKLKSVAITGKAPGPKLLILGGIHGDEFESMWAIRRLKEALDPDELRGTVTLVPVVNEAAYWRGQRTAEDGLDLARTCPGRADGTITERIAHAVSAMIREADYLIDLHSGGLISRFYPTVGYMLHADADVLVRQREMARAFNMPVVWGTYAGHDGRTLSIARDAGIPAIYSEWMGAGDCDPEGVEGYYEGCLNVMGVLGMIERDQPPSNIKHTVEDDREGAGHIQLNYPAPFSGFFEPWVELMDRVEPGDGFGVVTDLLGDRREEIVSTQSGHVLVLRTFNRVHEGETIAAVLEV
- a CDS encoding HigA family addiction module antitoxin, whose amino-acid sequence is MAMNNPSHPGHSIRQNCLDPFGLNITEAARILDVSRHTLSRLLNGHSAVTAEMAIRLEKAGWSNAEFWLRRQANFNLAQARKNEDQIRVERYKPR